The following are from one region of the Candidatus Deferrimicrobium borealis genome:
- the gspE gene encoding type II secretion system ATPase GspE, giving the protein MTGPASPAPSDPGELHPETALLAKIPIGYARRHLLLPCRTPAGEVVLLSGGKPEAREAIDEMRFLAGSTRVVCAPENEVLARIDAAYERAHSPENEIVEGLPGEWDLDPTAAIEETRDLLESPDEAPVIRFVHAVLFRAIRERSSDIHFEPYEKELVVRNRVDGILYPMITAPRKWHAPAVSRVKVMAGLDIAERRLPQDGRIKIRLGGREIDIRVSTVPTSFGERAVLRLLDRGNVLFGLSDMGFDPADLATFERFLSRSSGILLVTGPTGSGKTTTLYAALRHLDSGTKNIITIEDPVEYQFQGIGQIQVNPKIQLTFANGLRSILRQDPDIIMVGEIRDAETAEIAIQASLTGHLVLSTLHTNDSASAVTRLVDMGIEPFLVASSLSGVVAQRLVRLLCPNCKTPYAPTAVDARSVGLPSPPAAPFYRPGGCEKCLQTGYLGRVALFEILPADESIRSMILTRADADGIRTLAVSRGMRTILAAGAEKVAAGVTSVEEVLRVTQEE; this is encoded by the coding sequence GTGACCGGCCCCGCGTCGCCCGCCCCGTCCGATCCGGGGGAACTCCACCCGGAGACGGCGCTGCTCGCGAAGATACCGATCGGGTACGCCCGGAGGCACCTCCTGCTCCCGTGCCGGACCCCGGCCGGGGAGGTCGTCCTCCTGTCGGGGGGAAAGCCCGAGGCCCGCGAGGCGATCGACGAGATGCGGTTCCTCGCCGGATCCACCCGGGTCGTCTGCGCGCCGGAGAACGAGGTGCTCGCCCGGATCGACGCCGCGTACGAGCGGGCGCACTCCCCGGAGAACGAGATCGTGGAGGGGCTTCCGGGGGAATGGGACCTCGACCCGACGGCCGCCATCGAGGAGACGCGGGACCTTCTCGAGTCGCCCGACGAGGCGCCGGTCATCCGCTTCGTCCACGCCGTCCTCTTCCGCGCGATCCGGGAGCGGTCCAGCGACATCCACTTCGAGCCGTACGAAAAGGAGCTGGTGGTCCGCAACCGGGTCGACGGCATCCTCTACCCGATGATCACCGCCCCCAGGAAGTGGCACGCCCCGGCGGTCTCCCGGGTCAAGGTCATGGCGGGGCTCGACATCGCGGAGCGCCGCCTGCCCCAGGACGGTCGGATCAAGATCCGTCTCGGCGGCCGGGAGATCGACATCCGCGTCTCCACCGTCCCCACCTCCTTCGGCGAGCGCGCCGTGCTGCGGCTGCTCGACCGGGGGAACGTCCTCTTCGGGCTCTCCGACATGGGCTTCGACCCCGCGGACCTCGCGACGTTCGAGCGGTTCCTTTCCCGGTCCAGCGGCATCCTCCTCGTCACCGGCCCGACCGGCTCCGGGAAGACCACCACGCTCTACGCGGCCCTGCGCCACCTCGACTCGGGCACCAAGAACATCATCACGATCGAGGATCCCGTGGAGTACCAGTTCCAGGGGATCGGGCAGATCCAGGTGAACCCGAAGATCCAGCTGACGTTCGCCAACGGGCTGCGCTCCATCCTGCGCCAGGACCCCGACATCATCATGGTGGGCGAGATCCGGGACGCGGAGACGGCCGAGATCGCCATCCAGGCGTCGCTGACCGGGCACCTGGTCCTTTCGACGCTCCACACCAACGACTCCGCCAGCGCGGTCACGCGCCTCGTGGACATGGGGATCGAGCCGTTCCTCGTCGCCTCCTCCCTCTCGGGCGTCGTCGCCCAGCGGCTGGTGCGCCTGCTGTGCCCCAACTGCAAGACCCCCTACGCCCCCACCGCCGTGGACGCGCGGAGCGTGGGGCTCCCCTCGCCGCCCGCGGCCCCCTTCTACCGGCCGGGCGGATGCGAGAAGTGCCTGCAGACCGGGTACCTCGGGCGCGTCGCGCTCTTCGAGATCCTCCCCGCGGACGAATCGATCCGGTCGATGATCCTCACCCGGGCCGACGCGGACGGGATCCGGACGCTCGCCGTCTCCCGCGGGATGCGCACGATCCTCGCGGCCGGCGCGGAGAAGGTCGCGGCCGGCGTGACCTCGGTGGAAGAGGTCCTGCGCGTCACGCAGGAGGAGTGA
- a CDS encoding type II secretion system F family protein: MATFRYTGISRAGVSQKGTLEADSAILARRKLHADGILPLTLKEGPPERKGGFLPSLLRRADFLPLLTRQLATLLGAGVPLVGALQSVTTQVDDPESRQVLVDLLEAVRGGAPLARAVESHPETFPNLYASMVRAGEESGTLPLSLTRLADHLEEQARTRNRVRSALTYPLLMAVVAALVVVFLLTFVVPKIVGIFSHLGHSLPLPTRILIGITDVLAASWWALLLLTAGAVLGTRRYLATERGRKARDTLLLRLPLVGRLEHLSALSRFARTLSTLTSGGIPVDRALRIVAPVVGNVVITEQIEASADRVVEGATLSESLRPHPEIPLTLVQMVAVGEESGALGDLLYRAADAMDEETNARLSRLLSLLEPLIILVMGTVVAFIVVSVLLPLLDISQIVR; this comes from the coding sequence GTGGCGACGTTCCGCTACACCGGGATCTCCCGGGCCGGCGTCTCGCAGAAGGGGACCCTCGAGGCGGACAGCGCCATCCTCGCGCGCAGGAAGCTCCACGCGGACGGGATCCTGCCGCTCACCCTGAAGGAGGGGCCGCCCGAGCGCAAGGGCGGGTTCCTCCCCTCCCTTCTCCGGAGGGCGGATTTCCTCCCGCTCCTCACCCGGCAGCTCGCGACGCTTCTGGGGGCGGGCGTCCCGCTCGTCGGCGCCCTGCAGTCGGTGACGACCCAGGTGGACGACCCGGAGAGCCGGCAGGTCCTCGTCGACCTGCTGGAGGCCGTTCGCGGCGGGGCGCCGCTGGCGCGCGCCGTGGAGTCGCACCCCGAGACGTTTCCGAACCTCTACGCGAGCATGGTGCGGGCGGGCGAGGAGAGCGGAACGCTCCCGCTCTCCCTCACCCGCCTCGCCGACCACCTCGAGGAGCAGGCCCGGACCCGGAACCGCGTCCGCTCCGCGCTCACCTACCCGCTCCTGATGGCGGTCGTGGCCGCACTCGTCGTGGTGTTCCTGCTGACCTTCGTCGTCCCGAAGATCGTGGGGATCTTCTCCCACCTCGGGCACTCCCTCCCCCTTCCGACGCGCATCCTCATCGGGATCACCGACGTCCTCGCGGCCTCGTGGTGGGCGCTGCTGCTCCTCACCGCCGGGGCGGTCCTCGGGACCCGAAGGTACCTGGCCACGGAGCGCGGCAGGAAGGCCCGGGACACCCTGCTTCTCCGCCTGCCCCTCGTGGGGCGGCTCGAGCACCTCTCCGCCCTCTCGCGGTTCGCGCGCACCCTGTCCACGCTGACCTCGGGAGGGATCCCGGTGGACCGCGCGCTCCGGATCGTGGCGCCCGTCGTCGGGAACGTGGTGATCACGGAACAGATCGAGGCCTCGGCGGATCGCGTCGTGGAGGGGGCGACCCTCTCCGAATCGCTGCGCCCGCACCCGGAGATCCCCCTCACGCTCGTGCAGATGGTGGCGGTGGGCGAGGAAAGCGGGGCCCTCGGCGACCTCCTCTACCGGGCCGCCGACGCGATGGACGAAGAGACGAACGCCCGCCTTTCGCGCCTCCTCTCCCTGCTCGAGCCGCTGATCATCCTCGTCATGGGGACCGTGGTCGCGTTCATCGTCGTTTCGGTCCTGCTGCCCCTGCTCGACATTTCCCAGATCGTGCGATAG
- the gspG gene encoding type II secretion system major pseudopilin GspG: MESEKSGMRRLRDRSGFTLIEIMVVIVILGLLAALVVPKLIGRTEEAKRTQARVQIKNIEQALGLFKLDNGFYPATDQGIEALIKIPDAGRVPKNYRKDGYLDRLPKDPWGNPYVYVSPGAHGDYDISSYGADAAQGGEGEDKDVNSWDE, translated from the coding sequence ATGGAATCGGAAAAGAGCGGGATGAGGAGGCTCCGGGACCGGTCGGGGTTCACCCTCATCGAGATCATGGTCGTCATCGTCATCCTCGGCCTGCTGGCGGCCCTGGTGGTCCCGAAGCTGATCGGACGGACCGAGGAGGCGAAGAGGACCCAGGCCCGGGTCCAGATCAAGAACATCGAGCAGGCCCTCGGGCTGTTCAAGCTGGACAACGGGTTCTACCCCGCCACCGACCAGGGGATCGAGGCGCTGATCAAGATCCCCGACGCCGGGCGGGTCCCGAAAAATTACCGGAAGGACGGCTACCTGGACCGCCTGCCGAAAGACCCGTGGGGGAACCCGTACGTGTACGTGAGCCCGGGGGCTCACGGCGATTACGACATCAGCTCCTACGGCGCGGACGCGGCGCAAGGCGGTGAAGGCG